From the genome of Arvicola amphibius chromosome 9, mArvAmp1.2, whole genome shotgun sequence, one region includes:
- the Abra gene encoding actin-binding Rho-activating protein — protein MAPGENEREAGPAKSALRKVRTATLVINLARGWQQWANENSTRQAQEPAGWLPGATNDPPHTPKPVACPSPHQHAPEPPSPKPDGHGSGQPSEDASEVSCIKRKEVTKTVVSKAYERGGDMNYLSHRYENDGGPSEAVQPENDIDRLLLSRESPTRRRKCTNLVSELTQGWKVMEQDEPSWKSDSIDTEDSGYGGDTEERPEQEAVPVTAARIKRPLPSQANRYTETLNCKAHRKYSQVDSLKGRWQQWANEHIQSQKLNPFSDEFDYDLAMSTRLHKGDEGYGRPKEGSKTAERAKRAEEHIYREIMELCFVIRTMARHRRDGKVQVTFGELFDRYVRISDKVVGILMRARKHGLVHFEGEMLWQGRDDHVLITLLE, from the exons ATGGCTCCTGGAGAAAATGAAAGGGAGGCGGGGCCCGCCAAGAGTGCCCTCCGGAAGGTACGCACAGCAACCCTGGTTATCAACTTGGCTCGCGGTTGGCAGCAGTGGGCAAATGAGAATAGCACCAGGCAGGCCCAGGAGCCTGCAGGCTGGCTGCCTGGAGCGACCAACGACCCACCGCACACTCCTAAGCCAGTAGCATGCCCCAGTCCTCACCAGCATGCCCCCGAACCTCCATCTCCAAAGCCAGATGGACATGGAAGTGGACAACCCTCAGAGGACGCCTCTGAGGTCTCCTGCATCAAGAGAAAAGAGGTGACCAAAACAGTTGTCAGCAAGGCTTATGAGAGAGGAGGAGATATGAACTACCTGAGCCACAGGTATGAGAACGACGGGGGTCCGTCTGAAGCTGTTCAGCCGGAGAACGACATTGACAGGCTCCTCCTCAGCCGTGAGTCGCCAACACGGAGAAGAAAATGCACTAACCTGGTGTCCGAGCTGACCCAAGGCTGGAAAGTGATGGAACAGGACGAACCCTCGTGGAAGAGTGACAGCATAGACACGGAGGACAGTGGCTACGGAGGGGACACGGAGGAGAGACCCGAACAGGAGGCGGTGCCAGTGACTGCTGCCAGGATCAAGCGCCCCTTGCCCTCCCA GGCgaacagatacacagagacactcaACTGTAAGGCCCACCGGAAATACAGCCAAGTGGACAGCCTGAAAGGGAGGTGGCAGCAGTGGGCCAATGAACACATACAGTCGCAGAAACTCAATCCCTTCAGTGATGAATTTGACTATGACCTGGCCATGTCCACTCGGCTTCACAAGGGAGACGAGGGCTACGGCCGTCCCAAGGAGGGAAGCAAGACAGCCGAGAGGGCCAAGCGAGCCGAGGAACACATCTATCGGGAAATCATGGAGCTGTGCTTCGTTATCCGCACGATGGCTCGCCACAGACGAGATGGCAAGGTCCAGGTGACCTTCGGAGAACTCTTTGATAGATATGTTCGCATTTCAGATAAAGTGGTGGGCATCCTCATGCGTGCTAGGAAACACGGACTGGTGCACTTTGAAGGGGAGATGCTATGGCAAGGCAGAGACGACCACGTTCTGATTACTCTCCTTGAGTAA